One region of Niallia sp. Man26 genomic DNA includes:
- the glyQ gene encoding glycine--tRNA ligase subunit alpha has protein sequence MNIQNMILTLQKHWSDYGCILMQAYDVEKGAGTMSPYTFLRAIGPEPWNVAYVEPSRRPADGRYGENPNRLYQHHQFQVIMKPSPDNIQELYLDSLKALGINPLEHDIRFVEDNWENPSLGCAGLGWEVWLDGMEITQFTYFQQVGGLECKPVSVEITYGIERLASYIQDKENVFDLEWTDGFTIRDIFYQPEFEHSKYTFETSDVDMLFNLFSVYEKEAHRQMDEGLVHPAYDYVLKCSHVFNLLDARGAISVTERTGYIGRCRTLARKVAKTFYEEREKLGFPILKGKEV, from the coding sequence ATGAATATTCAAAACATGATTTTAACATTGCAAAAGCATTGGTCAGATTATGGTTGTATTTTAATGCAGGCATATGATGTAGAAAAAGGGGCTGGAACAATGAGCCCTTACACTTTCTTAAGAGCAATCGGTCCTGAGCCTTGGAATGTGGCTTATGTAGAACCGTCCAGAAGACCGGCAGATGGACGTTATGGGGAAAACCCGAACCGTCTGTATCAGCATCATCAATTCCAGGTGATTATGAAGCCATCACCTGATAATATTCAAGAACTTTACTTGGATTCGCTTAAAGCACTTGGCATCAATCCTTTAGAGCATGATATCCGCTTCGTTGAGGATAACTGGGAGAACCCGTCATTAGGCTGTGCTGGTTTAGGCTGGGAAGTATGGCTTGACGGCATGGAGATTACTCAGTTCACTTACTTCCAGCAAGTTGGCGGTTTAGAGTGTAAGCCAGTTTCTGTTGAAATAACATACGGTATTGAAAGATTGGCTTCTTATATCCAAGATAAAGAAAATGTGTTTGATTTAGAGTGGACAGACGGCTTTACTATCAGAGATATTTTCTATCAGCCTGAATTTGAGCACAGCAAATACACTTTTGAAACTTCAGATGTAGATATGCTGTTTAACCTGTTTAGTGTCTACGAGAAAGAAGCACATCGCCAAATGGATGAAGGCTTAGTTCATCCAGCATACGATTATGTTTTAAAATGTTCCCACGTATTTAACTTGCTTGATGCTAGAGGTGCGATTTCTGTAACAGAGCGTACCGGCTATATTGGAAGATGCCGAACTTTAGCACGTAAAGTGGCCAAAACATTCTATGAAGAGCGTGAGAAATTAGGATTCCCTATTTTAAAAGGCAAGGAGGTTTGA